cttttatattatattcctCTGCCGGTGGCTTTGGCTCTCCAGGGATTCCCTGTTGGCAGGTACTTTATGGCTTGTAGCAAAAGAAGATGAGGAAGGCCACACACCAGGCACCCACAAGAACTCCAGTCACCATCCCAATCTTCAGTGTCCTGTGCTTGGTACTGGGCCCATCACCCTTCTGCCCCATTGGGTCTCCAtcacctgtacagagaaataagaGAATTAGTTCAACTAGAGAATTCTCCTTGTGTTTGATACCGGTACCAATGCTCTGCACCCAGTGCTCCTTGTCAGGCACAATGTGAGTAGCACAGGGACAGGGATGGTTGGGGTGCAGAGATGGGGGTTCCAAACCTACACAGACAGCTCTGTAACTGATGGGAAGCACTGAGCAAACTGTACAGGCAGCAGCACTAATAAGCACAATATAAGGAATGGGGAGATCACAGGGCAAAGGGAAGATCTGGAGAGAACTGGTGTGAAAGGCTGGAGGAGAAGCTGAAGGTCGGGAGAGCAGGAGCAGTGGGAGAATTAGGGATCTGACACTTAAGACAATGAGGGCACTTACCCAGGATTCGGAGTGTTACATTCTGTGACCCCCTGTTGGTGCCATGCTGTATGGAGCAGGTATatatcccagcatcctctctgctGATGTTACTCAGGGACAGGGATGCGTCCCCTTTTTGTAGTTTTGCCTCACTGATTGAAGTATTGTTGGGGTAAGTGTAGGTTTTGTTCAGAAAGAATACGGTGTGTCCGTCCTTAGTCCAGTGGACAGTGAGGGGTCCCAGTTGTGCAGCAGATTTAGTTGTGAAGTTGCACCATAAAGTGACATTAGTACCAACCCGGGCCTCTTCATGGTGAGACTTGTCCAAGTGCAGTTGGGTTGGGTCTGTAGGTTTCTGGGCTGCAGTCACAACTACAGTAACACAAGGCATAGAGTCTGTATATTAGACACATGcag
The Xenopus laevis strain J_2021 chromosome 9_10S, Xenopus_laevis_v10.1, whole genome shotgun sequence DNA segment above includes these coding regions:
- the LOC108704189 gene encoding fibroblast growth factor receptor-like 1; this encodes MRHLLRSPLLILVVFVVVTAAQKPTDPTQLHLDKSHHEEARVGTNVTLWCNFTTKSAAQLGPLTVHWTKDGHTVFFLNKTYTYPNNTSISEAKLQKGDASLSLSNISREDAGIYTCSIQHGTNRGSQNVTLRILGDGDPMGQKGDGPSTKHRTLKIGMVTGVLVGAWCVAFLIFFCYKP